One part of the Mycobacterium marinum genome encodes these proteins:
- the purL gene encoding phosphoribosylformylglycinamidine synthase subunit PurL → MTSARSHQTDTVAHAATTPDQPQPFHELGLKDDEYQRIRDILGRRPTDTELAMYSVMWSEHCSYKSSKVHLRYFGETTTDEMRAGMLAGIGENAGVVDIGDGWAVTFKVESHNHPSYVEPYQGAATGVGGIVRDIMAMGARPIAVMDQLRFGAADAPDTRRVLDGVVRGVGGYGNSLGLPNIGGETVFDACYAGNPLVNALCVGVLRQEDLHLAFASGAGNKIILFGARTGLDGIGGVSVLASDTFSSDGEGEGARKKLPSVQVGDPFMEKVLIECCLELYSGGLVIGIQDLGGAGLSCATSELASAGDGGMAINLETVPLRAKEMTPAEVLCSESQERMCAVVSPENVDAFMAVCRKWDVLATVIGEVTEGDRLRITWHGETVVDVPPRTVAHEGPVYQRPVARPDTQDALNADSSKSLPRPATGDELRATLLALLGSPHLCSRAFITEQYDRYVRGNTVLAEHADGGVLRIDEATGRGIALSTDASGRYTLLDPYTGAQLALAEAYRNVAATGATPVAVTNCLNFGSPEDPGVMWQFAQAVRGLADGCVALGIPVTGGNVSFYNQTGSTAIMPTPVVGVLGVIDDVTRRIPTAMGAEPSETLMLLGDTRDELDGSIWAQVTGEHLGGTPPAVDLAREKLLADVLRAASRDGLVSAAHDLSEGGLAQAIVESALAGETGCRIVLPDDADPFVMLFSESAGRVLVAVPRTEESRLRAMCAARGLPAVRIGVVDQASDDIEVQGLFTVSLAELRATSEAVLPRFFG, encoded by the coding sequence GTGACGAGCGCTCGCAGCCACCAGACTGACACAGTCGCACATGCCGCCACCACCCCCGACCAGCCGCAACCGTTTCACGAGCTGGGCCTCAAAGACGACGAGTATCAGCGGATTCGTGACATCCTGGGCCGTCGGCCCACCGACACCGAGCTCGCCATGTACTCGGTGATGTGGAGCGAGCACTGCTCCTACAAGTCCTCCAAAGTCCATTTGCGCTATTTCGGCGAGACCACCACCGATGAAATGCGCGCCGGGATGCTGGCCGGGATCGGCGAGAACGCCGGCGTCGTCGACATCGGTGACGGGTGGGCCGTCACGTTCAAGGTGGAATCGCACAACCACCCCTCCTACGTCGAGCCCTACCAGGGTGCGGCCACGGGTGTCGGCGGCATCGTCCGCGACATCATGGCGATGGGTGCGCGGCCGATCGCGGTGATGGACCAACTGCGCTTCGGCGCCGCCGATGCCCCCGACACTCGCCGGGTGCTCGACGGTGTGGTCCGCGGTGTCGGCGGTTACGGCAACTCGCTGGGGTTGCCGAACATCGGCGGCGAGACGGTCTTCGACGCGTGCTATGCCGGTAACCCCTTGGTCAATGCGCTGTGCGTGGGCGTCTTGCGTCAAGAGGACTTGCACCTGGCGTTCGCCTCCGGCGCCGGAAACAAGATCATCCTGTTCGGCGCGCGGACCGGCCTGGACGGCATCGGCGGGGTGTCGGTGCTGGCCTCGGACACCTTCAGCTCCGATGGCGAGGGCGAGGGCGCGCGCAAGAAGTTGCCGTCGGTCCAGGTGGGCGACCCGTTCATGGAAAAGGTGCTCATCGAGTGCTGTCTCGAGCTCTACTCGGGCGGACTGGTGATCGGCATCCAGGACCTCGGCGGCGCAGGGTTGTCTTGCGCCACATCGGAGTTGGCCTCCGCCGGGGATGGCGGCATGGCGATCAACCTGGAAACCGTCCCGCTGCGCGCCAAGGAAATGACGCCCGCCGAGGTGCTCTGCAGCGAGTCGCAGGAACGGATGTGCGCGGTGGTGTCGCCGGAGAACGTGGACGCGTTCATGGCGGTGTGCCGCAAGTGGGACGTGCTGGCCACGGTTATCGGTGAGGTCACCGAGGGCGACCGGTTGCGCATCACCTGGCACGGCGAGACGGTCGTGGACGTGCCACCGCGCACGGTGGCCCACGAGGGCCCGGTGTACCAGCGTCCGGTCGCCCGCCCCGACACCCAGGATGCGCTCAACGCCGATTCGTCGAAGAGCCTGCCCCGCCCGGCTACCGGCGACGAGCTGCGCGCGACTCTGCTTGCGCTGCTTGGCAGTCCGCACCTGTGCAGTCGCGCGTTCATCACCGAGCAGTACGACCGCTACGTGCGCGGCAACACGGTGCTCGCCGAACATGCGGACGGCGGCGTGCTGCGTATCGACGAGGCCACCGGTCGCGGTATCGCGTTGTCGACCGATGCTTCGGGGCGCTACACCCTGCTTGACCCCTACACCGGTGCCCAGCTGGCACTGGCCGAGGCCTACCGCAACGTCGCCGCGACCGGCGCGACCCCGGTGGCGGTGACCAACTGCCTCAACTTCGGCTCGCCCGAGGATCCCGGCGTGATGTGGCAGTTTGCCCAGGCGGTGCGCGGCTTGGCCGATGGTTGTGTGGCGCTGGGAATTCCGGTGACCGGCGGCAACGTCAGTTTCTATAACCAAACCGGGTCGACGGCGATCATGCCCACCCCGGTGGTCGGGGTGCTCGGCGTGATCGACGATGTCACTCGTCGCATCCCCACCGCGATGGGCGCTGAGCCCAGCGAAACCCTGATGCTGCTGGGCGATACCCGAGACGAGCTGGACGGCTCGATCTGGGCGCAAGTCACCGGCGAGCACCTGGGCGGCACGCCCCCCGCGGTCGATCTGGCGCGGGAGAAGCTGCTGGCTGACGTGCTGCGCGCGGCATCGCGGGACGGGCTGGTCTCCGCGGCGCACGACCTGTCCGAGGGCGGACTGGCCCAAGCCATCGTCGAATCGGCATTGGCGGGTGAAACCGGCTGCCGCATTGTGCTTCCCGACGACGCCGACCCGTTTGTCATGCTCTTTTCCGAATCGGCCGGCCGGGTGCTGGTGGCGGTGCCGCGCACCGAAGAGAGCCGGCTACGGGCCATGTGTGCAGCGCGAGGATTGCCCGCGGTGCGTATCGGGGTCGTCGACCAGGCATCCGATGACATCGAGGTGCAGGGCTTGTTCACGGTCTCGCTGGCCGAACTGCGCGCGACGTCTGAGGCGGTGCTGCCGAGATTTTTCGGGTAA
- a CDS encoding GNAT family N-acetyltransferase has protein sequence MSRHWPLFDLRITTSRLQLRLPTEELCDQLIDTILDGVHEPDRMPFSVPWTRAPQAELPYNTLSFLWRELAGFSRDDWALPLAVVVEGRAVGVQGLRASNFPIAGEVESGSWLGLCHQGNGLGTEMRAAALHFVFCELGAQAATSAAFADNPASIAISRRQGYRENGVDRVAREGAAAQRVRFRLTRDDWLRQRHVEVRVEGFDRCRELFGVSRAA, from the coding sequence ATGTCTCGTCACTGGCCGCTGTTCGATCTGCGAATCACGACCTCGCGCCTACAGCTGCGACTGCCCACCGAAGAGCTGTGCGACCAGCTGATCGACACAATTCTGGACGGCGTGCACGAGCCGGACCGGATGCCGTTTTCCGTCCCCTGGACCCGAGCCCCTCAGGCGGAGCTGCCGTACAACACCTTGTCCTTCCTGTGGCGGGAGCTGGCGGGATTCAGCCGCGATGACTGGGCCCTGCCTCTGGCCGTCGTGGTCGAGGGTCGGGCCGTCGGTGTGCAGGGCTTGCGCGCCAGCAACTTCCCGATCGCCGGCGAAGTCGAATCCGGATCCTGGCTGGGACTGTGTCACCAAGGAAACGGCCTTGGCACCGAGATGCGGGCGGCAGCATTGCATTTCGTGTTCTGTGAGCTTGGAGCCCAGGCCGCTACCTCGGCAGCGTTCGCCGACAATCCGGCCTCGATCGCGATATCCCGACGTCAGGGCTACCGGGAAAACGGCGTCGACCGAGTGGCGCGAGAGGGCGCCGCGGCACAGCGGGTGCGCTTCCGGTTGACTCGTGACGACTGGCTGCGCCAGCGCCATGTCGAGGTTCGGGTTGAGGGGTTTGACCGCTGTCGAGAGCTGTTCGGCGTTTCGCGCGCGGCCTGA
- a CDS encoding M18 family aminopeptidase → MSDAPTTSATARGLGEFIDASPSPFHLCATVARRLLDAGYTELSEIDRWPQQPGRYFTVRAGSLVAWDSGGVGTAQAPFRIVGAHSDSPNLRVKQHPDRLVAGWQVVALEPYGGAWLNSWLDRDLGVSGRLSVRAPGVRGGISHRLVRIDEPILRVPQLAIHLAEDRKSLTLDPQRHVNAVWGVGAQRGSFFGYVAQRAGLAEGDVLAADLMTHDLIPAAVIGANADLLSAPRLDNQASCYAGLEALLAAESDQVLPVLAIFDHEEVGSTSDHGAQSNLLNTVLERIVLAGGGVREDLLRLLPASLLASADMAHATHPNYPERHEPSHQIAVNAGPVLKVHPNLRYATEGRTAAAFALACQQAGVNLQRYEHRADLPCGSTIGPMTSARTGIPTVDVGAAQLAMHSARELMGAADVAAYSAALRAFYVPE, encoded by the coding sequence ATGTCCGATGCGCCCACAACTTCAGCCACCGCTCGAGGCCTCGGCGAGTTCATCGACGCGTCGCCCTCCCCGTTTCATCTGTGCGCCACGGTGGCCCGGCGTCTGCTGGATGCCGGGTACACCGAACTGAGTGAGATAGACCGCTGGCCGCAGCAACCGGGCCGCTACTTCACCGTTCGAGCCGGTTCGCTGGTCGCCTGGGACAGCGGCGGCGTCGGGACCGCGCAGGCACCGTTTCGGATTGTCGGGGCGCACTCGGACAGCCCGAACCTGCGGGTCAAACAGCACCCGGATCGGCTGGTCGCCGGCTGGCAGGTGGTGGCGCTCGAACCGTACGGGGGAGCGTGGCTGAACTCCTGGCTGGACCGCGACCTGGGCGTCAGCGGGCGGCTCTCGGTGCGGGCGCCCGGTGTTCGCGGCGGCATCAGTCACCGGCTGGTCCGGATCGATGAGCCGATCCTGCGGGTACCTCAGCTGGCCATCCACCTGGCCGAGGATCGCAAGTCGCTCACGCTGGATCCCCAGCGGCACGTCAACGCGGTATGGGGCGTCGGTGCGCAGCGGGGTTCCTTTTTCGGCTACGTCGCCCAGCGCGCCGGCCTGGCGGAGGGTGATGTGCTGGCGGCCGATCTGATGACCCATGACCTGATCCCGGCCGCGGTCATCGGTGCCAACGCCGACCTGCTCAGCGCGCCGCGGCTGGACAACCAGGCCAGTTGCTACGCGGGACTGGAAGCGCTACTGGCCGCCGAATCGGACCAGGTGCTGCCCGTGCTGGCGATCTTCGACCACGAGGAGGTCGGCTCGACCTCGGACCACGGCGCGCAGTCCAACCTGCTGAACACGGTGCTGGAAAGGATCGTGCTGGCCGGTGGCGGGGTCCGGGAAGACCTGTTGCGGCTGTTGCCGGCTTCACTGCTGGCGTCCGCGGACATGGCGCACGCCACTCATCCCAACTACCCCGAGCGCCATGAGCCCAGCCACCAGATCGCGGTCAACGCGGGGCCGGTGCTCAAGGTGCACCCCAATCTGCGCTACGCCACCGAGGGGCGGACAGCCGCGGCCTTTGCGCTGGCCTGTCAGCAGGCCGGTGTCAATCTGCAACGTTACGAGCATCGGGCCGACCTGCCGTGCGGGTCGACGATCGGGCCGATGACCTCGGCCCGCACCGGTATCCCCACCGTGGACGTGGGTGCCGCGCAGCTGGCGATGCACTCCGCGCGCGAGCTGATGGGCGCCGCCGACGTGGCGGCGTATTCGGCAGCGCTACGGGCGTTCTACGTGCCCGAATAG
- a CDS encoding Dyp-type peroxidase — MAVGDCGIHARVGRVPSVQPQPILAPLTPAAIFLVATIDAGGEQTVHDALTEISGLVRAIGFRDPTKHLSVVASIGSDAWDRLFSGPKPAELHPFVPLTGPRHNAPATPGDLLLHIRAETMDVCFELAGRILKAMAPAVTVVDEVHGFRFFDNRDLLGFVDGTENPGGAIAIGATTVGDEDPDFAGSCYVHVQKYVHDMGSWDSLSVTEQERVIGRTKLEDIELDESTKPANSHIALNVITDEDGVELKIVRHNMPFGEVGKGEYGTYFIGYSRTPTVTERLLRNMFLGDPPGNTDRVLDFSTATTGGLFFSPTIDFLDDPPPLPLAPAAVPTADDGSLSIGSLKGTSE; from the coding sequence ATGGCTGTTGGGGACTGCGGGATTCACGCTAGGGTCGGCAGGGTGCCTTCGGTTCAGCCGCAACCCATCCTCGCGCCCCTGACGCCAGCCGCAATCTTTTTGGTGGCCACCATCGACGCCGGCGGCGAGCAGACCGTGCATGACGCGCTGACCGAGATATCCGGATTGGTGCGGGCCATCGGATTCCGCGACCCCACCAAGCACCTGTCGGTGGTGGCCTCGATCGGCTCCGACGCGTGGGATCGGTTGTTCTCCGGCCCAAAGCCGGCCGAACTGCATCCGTTCGTCCCGTTGACGGGACCACGCCACAACGCGCCGGCCACACCGGGGGACCTGCTGTTGCACATCCGGGCCGAAACTATGGACGTGTGCTTCGAGCTGGCCGGCCGAATCCTCAAGGCGATGGCCCCAGCGGTCACCGTCGTCGACGAGGTGCACGGCTTCCGCTTTTTCGACAATCGCGATCTGCTGGGCTTCGTCGACGGCACCGAAAACCCCGGTGGCGCAATCGCGATCGGCGCGACCACCGTCGGCGACGAGGATCCCGACTTTGCCGGCTCCTGCTATGTGCACGTACAGAAATATGTGCATGACATGGGGTCATGGGACTCGCTGTCGGTCACCGAGCAGGAGCGGGTGATCGGCCGGACCAAGCTGGAAGACATCGAACTCGACGAGAGCACCAAGCCGGCCAACTCGCACATCGCGCTCAACGTCATCACCGACGAGGACGGAGTCGAACTGAAGATCGTTCGGCACAACATGCCGTTCGGCGAGGTCGGCAAGGGCGAATACGGCACCTATTTCATCGGATATTCGCGCACTCCCACCGTCACCGAACGGCTGCTGCGCAACATGTTTCTCGGCGATCCGCCCGGAAATACCGATCGCGTGCTCGACTTTTCCACGGCGACAACCGGCGGGTTGTTCTTCTCGCCGACCATCGATTTCCTCGACGATCCACCGCCCTTGCCGCTGGCACCGGCGGCCGTCCCAACCGCGGACGACGGCTCACTCTCGATCGGCAGCCTGAAAGGAACCTCCGAATGA
- a CDS encoding family 1 encapsulin nanocompartment shell protein has protein sequence MNNLYRDLAPVTEAAWAEIELEATRTFKRHIAGRRVVDVSDPGGPVTAAVSTGRLIDVKAPTDGVIAHLRASKPLVRLRVPFTLSRNEIDDVERGSQDSDWDPVKAAAKQLAFVEDRTIFEGYGAASIEGIRSSSSNPPLTLPEDPREIPDVITQALSELRLAGVDGPYSVLLAADVYTKVSETTEHGYPIREHLNRLVDGDIIWAPAIDGAFVLTTRGGDFDLQLGTDVAIGYTSHDADTVQLYLQETLTFLCYTAEASVALSPHSG, from the coding sequence ATGAACAACCTCTACCGCGATCTGGCACCGGTCACCGAAGCCGCTTGGGCCGAAATCGAATTGGAGGCCACCCGGACATTCAAGCGCCACATCGCGGGCCGTCGGGTGGTCGACGTGAGCGACCCCGGAGGTCCGGTCACCGCGGCAGTGAGCACGGGCCGGCTGATCGATGTGAAGGCTCCTACCGACGGGGTCATCGCCCATCTGCGGGCGAGCAAGCCCCTGGTGCGACTGCGGGTCCCGTTCACCTTGTCACGCAACGAGATCGATGATGTCGAACGCGGTTCCCAGGACTCGGATTGGGACCCGGTCAAGGCGGCCGCCAAGCAGCTGGCGTTCGTGGAGGACCGCACCATCTTCGAGGGTTACGGCGCCGCATCGATCGAGGGCATCCGCAGCTCCAGCTCCAACCCGCCGCTCACGCTGCCCGAGGACCCGCGCGAAATCCCGGACGTCATCACCCAGGCACTGTCGGAACTGCGGCTGGCCGGCGTCGACGGACCCTACTCGGTGCTGCTGGCCGCCGACGTCTACACCAAGGTCAGCGAGACCACCGAGCACGGCTATCCCATTCGTGAGCATCTGAACCGGCTGGTCGACGGTGACATCATCTGGGCGCCGGCCATCGACGGTGCGTTCGTGCTGACCACTCGCGGCGGGGACTTCGACCTGCAGTTGGGCACCGATGTCGCGATCGGGTACACCAGCCACGACGCCGACACCGTGCAGTTGTACCTGCAGGAGACGCTGACCTTCCTGTGCTACACCGCCGAAGCCTCGGTCGCGCTCAGTCCGCACTCGGGATAG
- a CDS encoding dihydrolipoyl dehydrogenase family protein, whose product MTEDERARIPAGEPDLSFDVIVLGAGPVGQNAADRCQAAGLHVAVIERDLVGGECSYWACVPSKALLRPVIAVADARRVDGAREAISDSISAAAVFDRRDRYVSNWDDGGQADWVSGIGATLIRGHGRLAGPRRVSVSDHDGQTLMIAARHAVVVCTGSRPTLPDLPGITEAWPWTNRQATEASSVPRRLAIVGAGGVGVEMATAWQGLGSSVILLARSRLLSRMEPFVGDFVGRGLTRAGVDVRVGISVRALHRPHPDAPVTLELDDDTRLEVDEVLFATGRAPRTDDIGLQTVGLAPGNWLDVDDTCRVNAVDGGWLYAAGDVNHRALLTHQGKYQARIAGSAIGARAAGDSLDTAPWGAHATTADHHAVPQAFFTDPEAAAVGLTAEQAARAGHRIKTIDVEIGDVVTGAKLFADGYAGRARMVVDVDRGCLLGVTIVGPGAAELLHAATIAIAGQVPIDRLWHAVPCFPTISELWLRLLEAYRDSFFVLV is encoded by the coding sequence GTGACCGAAGACGAACGCGCCCGGATACCGGCCGGCGAACCCGATCTTTCGTTCGACGTGATAGTGCTCGGGGCCGGACCGGTCGGGCAGAATGCCGCTGACCGCTGCCAGGCTGCGGGGCTGCACGTTGCGGTGATCGAGCGTGACCTCGTCGGCGGTGAATGCTCGTACTGGGCATGTGTACCGAGTAAGGCGCTGCTACGTCCGGTGATCGCCGTTGCCGATGCCCGCCGGGTGGACGGTGCGCGCGAGGCAATCAGCGACTCAATCAGCGCGGCAGCAGTTTTCGATCGCCGGGACCGGTACGTGAGTAACTGGGATGACGGCGGCCAGGCCGACTGGGTCAGTGGTATCGGCGCGACGCTGATCCGCGGCCATGGGCGGCTGGCGGGTCCGCGTCGAGTCAGTGTGTCCGATCACGACGGCCAGACGCTGATGATCGCGGCGCGGCATGCGGTTGTCGTCTGCACCGGAAGTCGCCCCACCTTGCCCGACCTGCCTGGGATCACCGAGGCCTGGCCGTGGACCAATCGCCAAGCCACCGAGGCCAGTTCGGTGCCCCGCCGGCTCGCGATCGTCGGCGCGGGCGGTGTGGGTGTCGAAATGGCGACCGCCTGGCAAGGATTGGGGTCGTCGGTGATCCTGCTGGCGCGATCCCGATTGCTGAGCCGGATGGAACCGTTTGTCGGCGACTTCGTCGGCCGCGGCCTCACCCGCGCGGGCGTCGATGTGCGCGTGGGGATCTCAGTGCGCGCACTGCACCGGCCGCATCCCGATGCACCGGTTACCCTCGAACTCGATGACGATACGCGGCTCGAGGTCGACGAGGTGTTGTTCGCTACCGGCCGCGCACCACGCACCGACGACATCGGCCTGCAGACGGTCGGGCTGGCGCCAGGCAACTGGCTCGATGTCGACGACACCTGCCGAGTGAACGCCGTCGATGGCGGTTGGCTTTATGCGGCCGGCGACGTCAATCACCGCGCACTGCTCACCCATCAGGGCAAGTACCAAGCCCGCATCGCCGGTAGCGCTATCGGTGCCCGCGCCGCCGGAGACTCGCTGGACACCGCACCGTGGGGTGCGCATGCGACCACCGCCGATCATCACGCGGTGCCACAGGCCTTCTTCACCGACCCCGAAGCCGCCGCGGTGGGACTGACGGCCGAGCAGGCGGCGCGGGCCGGTCATCGGATCAAGACGATCGACGTCGAAATCGGCGATGTCGTCACCGGGGCCAAGCTCTTCGCCGACGGCTACGCCGGCCGGGCCCGCATGGTCGTCGACGTCGACCGAGGTTGCCTCCTCGGTGTCACCATCGTCGGCCCGGGCGCCGCGGAGTTGCTGCACGCCGCCACCATCGCCATCGCCGGCCAAGTGCCCATCGACCGGCTGTGGCACGCCGTACCATGCTTTCCAACGATCAGCGAACTGTGGCTGCGACTTCTCGAGGCCTACCGCGATTCGTTTTTCGTCCTTGTCTAG
- a CDS encoding cupin domain-containing protein yields MATSDGFHPDFPAETAAPDRRRAQVHHIKASEISSDTAQSEGLRRFAALSGRSVGAEKIWMGETHVLPRTVSANHHHGDSETAIYVRSGRPEFVFHDGEQEVRIATEPGDYIFVPPYLPHREENPDPTMPAEVVIARSTQEAIVVNLPGLYPLS; encoded by the coding sequence ATGGCAACCTCGGACGGATTCCATCCCGACTTCCCAGCCGAAACAGCCGCCCCGGACCGCCGTCGCGCGCAGGTACACCACATCAAGGCCTCCGAAATCAGTTCCGATACCGCGCAATCGGAGGGATTGCGCCGGTTTGCCGCGCTTAGCGGAAGGTCGGTGGGCGCGGAGAAGATCTGGATGGGTGAGACGCATGTCCTGCCCCGGACGGTCTCGGCCAACCATCACCACGGAGACTCCGAAACCGCAATCTATGTGCGAAGCGGACGCCCGGAGTTTGTGTTTCACGACGGCGAGCAAGAGGTGCGTATCGCTACCGAACCCGGCGACTACATCTTCGTTCCGCCCTATCTGCCACACCGGGAAGAAAATCCCGACCCGACCATGCCCGCCGAAGTGGTCATCGCGCGCAGCACCCAGGAGGCGATCGTGGTCAACCTGCCGGGGCTGTATCCGCTCTCGTAA